The Borrelia hispanica CRI genome contains a region encoding:
- a CDS encoding PBSX family phage terminase large subunit translates to MVKLKRLPVYYNAYKNKPEAEIFIYYSSRGTGKTYDIATVNLERKFAKDGGDTLAVRKKKNKTTQSIHKEILELLDRYKLRREFTISKAKIETKKLIYGRKRAFVFEGGHDTTDLKSYAHFKDLWLEEANQFTESDIEKLIPTMRERGGRIYMSSNPVPRSHWLYKRYIANEDNPSVCVIKSTYRDNPFLNGGDVNSWLEKQKLAYHGNDIGFRIEVLGEEFEFGTARFIKQFKVCDESLISRVQGSFYTGVHIKGNRVCLIEILVGRLGYLPLTVVTNASSKVLLSSEDYQLEFARFRGTFVLPHTRQELRYVLSRFGRGSLMARNRSLYVLSDYLIPNNLNVVKKEETEDVILEFHDTEYYYDESFSSESGIATNIVMQRDLQYIPAFLNAVSIFT, encoded by the coding sequence ATGGTGAAACTTAAGCGACTTCCAGTTTATTACAATGCGTATAAAAATAAACCCGAAGCTGAGATTTTCATATACTATTCAAGTCGGGGAACTGGTAAAACTTACGATATTGCTACTGTTAATCTTGAGAGAAAGTTCGCTAAGGATGGTGGTGATACTTTAGCAGTTCGAAAGAAGAAAAACAAAACTACCCAATCCATTCATAAAGAGATTTTAGAATTGCTTGACAGGTACAAATTACGTCGTGAATTTACTATAAGCAAAGCTAAGATAGAGACAAAAAAGTTGATATATGGACGTAAGCGTGCATTTGTATTTGAAGGTGGTCATGATACAACAGACTTAAAATCATATGCTCACTTCAAAGATCTTTGGTTAGAAGAAGCTAATCAGTTTACAGAATCTGATATTGAAAAACTTATTCCGACAATGAGAGAAAGAGGTGGTAGAATCTATATGTCGAGCAATCCAGTTCCGCGTTCTCATTGGCTTTACAAACGTTATATTGCAAATGAAGATAATCCTTCAGTGTGTGTGATCAAAAGTACTTATAGAGACAATCCATTTTTGAATGGAGGCGATGTTAATTCTTGGTTAGAGAAACAAAAACTTGCGTATCATGGCAATGATATTGGGTTTAGAATTGAAGTTTTAGGTGAAGAATTTGAATTTGGAACTGCTAGATTTATAAAACAGTTTAAAGTGTGCGATGAAAGTTTGATATCTAGAGTACAAGGCAGTTTTTACACTGGAGTGCACATAAAAGGAAATAGAGTTTGCTTGATAGAAATTCTTGTTGGAAGACTTGGTTATCTGCCACTAACAGTTGTAACTAATGCTAGTAGTAAAGTATTACTTTCAAGCGAAGATTATCAGCTTGAATTTGCGCGTTTTAGGGGAACTTTTGTTTTACCACATACTAGACAAGAGCTAAGATATGTTTTGTCTCGTTTTGGTAGAGGTTCTTTGATGGCTAGAAATCGTAGTCTGTATGTTCTCTCAGATTATCTTATCCCCAATAATTTGAATGTTGTAAAAAAAGAAGAGACCGAAGACGTAATTTTAGAGTTTCATGACACTGAATATTATTATGATGAGTCTTTTTCTAGTGAGAGTGGTATAGCTACAAATATTGTTATGCAAAGAGATTTACAGTATATACCAGCATTTTTGAATGCTGTGTCCATTTTTACGTAA